Proteins encoded by one window of Blautia argi:
- a CDS encoding dUTP diphosphatase: MKIKLIDFGVPEHQRPYRPHGNDAGADVYLPYDCTLQPGEIAKIPLGFGLEIPDGYAGYIFPRTSMAVKGLVCELPPVDSGYRGEIHAIISNVSNQAQSLFKGARIGQLVITPIVIADFVTDLGTERGTGSFGSTGE, from the coding sequence ATGAAAATAAAACTAATCGATTTTGGCGTGCCGGAGCACCAGCGTCCTTACCGTCCTCATGGCAATGATGCCGGAGCAGATGTTTATCTGCCCTATGACTGCACCTTACAGCCCGGAGAAATCGCCAAAATTCCTCTTGGCTTTGGACTGGAAATACCGGATGGGTATGCGGGATATATCTTTCCCCGTACCAGCATGGCGGTAAAAGGCCTGGTCTGTGAACTGCCGCCTGTGGATTCCGGCTACCGAGGAGAGATCCATGCGATCATCAGCAATGTAAGCAATCAGGCGCAGTCTCTTTTTAAGGGAGCCCGTATCGGGCAGCTTGTGATTACGCCGATCGTCATTGCGGATTTTGTAACAGATCTGGGAACAGAGCGAGGAACCGGAAGCTTTGGCAGTACCGGCGAATAG
- a CDS encoding helix-turn-helix domain-containing protein, giving the protein MYEDFVPERLAKLRTQKGVSARDMSLSLGQANNYINNSENKKSLPAMQSFFYICEYLGVTPQEFFDEGNTYPETLKEFIAEARQLDPQSMQYILGIMKELNSRK; this is encoded by the coding sequence ATGTATGAAGATTTTGTCCCGGAACGATTAGCGAAGCTGCGGACACAGAAAGGAGTTTCCGCACGCGATATGTCTTTATCGTTAGGTCAGGCAAACAACTACATCAATAATAGTGAGAATAAAAAGTCACTTCCCGCTATGCAGTCTTTTTTCTACATCTGCGAATATCTGGGTGTGACTCCGCAGGAATTCTTTGATGAAGGAAATACTTACCCGGAAACCTTAAAGGAATTCATTGCAGAGGCAAGACAGCTTGATCCTCAATCCATGCAATATATCCTCGGTATTATGAAAGAACTCAATAGCAGAAAGTAA
- a CDS encoding helix-turn-helix domain-containing protein: MSQTMNSAPKNVPEQRTYKVEDIAVMLNIGRTSAYSLVKEGHFKIVRVGNAIRISKKSFDEWLDAQAF, from the coding sequence ATGAGTCAGACAATGAACAGTGCACCTAAAAATGTTCCTGAACAACGAACTTACAAAGTAGAAGATATTGCCGTTATGTTAAACATTGGTCGTACATCTGCTTACAGTCTTGTAAAAGAGGGACATTTCAAAATTGTACGGGTTGGTAATGCCATACGAATTTCCAAAAAATCATTTGACGAATGGTTAGACGCACAGGCGTTCTAA
- a CDS encoding CpsB/CapC family capsule biosynthesis tyrosine phosphatase: MGAELQMNYRSIGGKWYHETPRWCRYMLKEGNIQYLGTDMHNVKERRPDVTGAEAWLKKHLDLSYIKAITYGNAEKILAYRNMEKRRKDGE; encoded by the coding sequence ATGGGCGCTGAACTTCAGATGAATTATCGAAGTATTGGCGGCAAATGGTATCATGAAACCCCACGGTGGTGCAGGTATATGTTAAAGGAGGGAAATATACAATATTTAGGAACAGATATGCATAATGTAAAAGAACGAAGACCAGATGTTACCGGAGCAGAGGCATGGCTGAAAAAACATCTGGATTTATCTTACATAAAAGCAATTACATATGGAAATGCTGAGAAAATCCTGGCATATAGAAATATGGAGAAAAGGAGAAAAGATGGAGAATAA
- a CDS encoding DUF5688 family protein, producing MNQNFVEYVKSHIKEYLPMEYQNAVISINEVTKSNDRMLTGLTILLPGERAAPTIYLEALAEQVERGMPLDTAMKQIAQIQLENYNRVPLDISMLENYEAVRPMLAVQMCDPETNQEYLKGKPYTSCGELAAYYRIQVAADEEGTASVAVTESMMQMWGITKEQLHKDPMQTANARSPVCLYDMEEVMAESIFSVKPENLFNQEEPLDIGFVPIYILTNQEKLNGASVSVQEGVLEKVAELLGINFYVLPSSIHELLILPDNGSMQLSELEAMVREVNATQVAPEDRLSDKVQYYDRETKLLQRGQEKSVLGRLSDKKAQLQQADQTIPKQPNRSEVSL from the coding sequence TTGAATCAGAATTTTGTAGAATATGTAAAAAGCCATATTAAGGAATACCTGCCTATGGAATACCAGAACGCAGTAATTTCCATCAATGAAGTAACAAAAAGCAACGACCGGATGCTGACCGGACTGACGATCCTTTTACCCGGAGAACGGGCTGCACCAACAATCTATTTGGAAGCACTCGCCGAGCAGGTAGAACGCGGGATGCCTTTAGATACTGCCATGAAACAGATCGCACAGATCCAATTGGAAAATTACAACCGGGTTCCGCTGGACATCTCTATGCTGGAAAACTATGAGGCGGTCCGGCCTATGCTGGCGGTACAGATGTGCGATCCAGAAACAAATCAGGAATATCTGAAAGGAAAGCCTTATACTTCCTGCGGGGAGCTGGCGGCTTATTACAGGATTCAGGTTGCGGCAGATGAGGAAGGAACTGCTTCTGTTGCTGTTACCGAAAGCATGATGCAGATGTGGGGGATCACAAAAGAACAGCTCCATAAAGATCCCATGCAGACCGCAAATGCCAGAAGTCCTGTCTGCCTTTATGACATGGAAGAAGTCATGGCAGAAAGTATCTTCTCTGTAAAACCTGAAAACCTCTTTAACCAGGAGGAACCGCTGGATATAGGGTTTGTACCCATTTATATCCTGACAAATCAGGAAAAATTAAACGGTGCGTCTGTGTCAGTACAGGAAGGCGTTCTGGAAAAAGTCGCTGAATTGCTTGGCATCAATTTTTATGTCCTTCCGTCATCGATCCATGAGCTGCTGATTTTGCCGGATAATGGTTCCATGCAGCTTTCCGAATTGGAAGCTATGGTACGGGAGGTCAATGCTACCCAGGTAGCCCCGGAGGACCGCCTTTCGGATAAGGTCCAGTATTATGACCGTGAGACAAAGCTGCTGCAACGTGGACAGGAAAAAAGCGTTTTAGGACGGCTCTCGGATAAAAAAGCACAGCTTCAGCAGGCAGATCAAACAATACCGAAGCAACCCAACCGCAGTGAAGTAAGTTTGTAA
- a CDS encoding FAD-dependent thymidylate synthase → MKRIEVKILNCQAVAEAEKNMVFAARLTQQGHKIASMDDLMELYEKSFSVQTVAAMGALPHPTIQKFAVITVAIVGASRRFLAQITRHQNEVKFMSASLQYSNYTGQADFAVPYSIMTAPAVVRELYLKSCNESMKCYEALCTAGSGHDAAGYATPQGLRNVLLISATPYQWKHIIGQRVCRRNTDETRIVLLKVWKELYDLSPALFAPSLTGPFCQLDRCLEGKITCGRKLAADMTPEDILEKDYPALWEGGCR, encoded by the coding sequence ATTAAACGAATCGAAGTAAAAATTTTGAACTGCCAGGCGGTGGCGGAAGCAGAAAAAAACATGGTCTTTGCGGCAAGACTTACCCAGCAGGGACATAAGATTGCCTCAATGGACGACCTGATGGAGCTCTACGAAAAATCATTCAGCGTTCAGACAGTAGCAGCTATGGGGGCGCTTCCCCATCCTACCATCCAGAAATTTGCGGTGATCACGGTAGCCATTGTCGGCGCCAGCAGGCGTTTTCTGGCGCAGATTACCCGCCACCAGAACGAAGTAAAATTTATGAGTGCATCGCTGCAGTACAGCAACTATACGGGACAGGCGGATTTCGCTGTCCCGTATTCTATTATGACGGCTCCGGCAGTGGTACGGGAATTGTACTTAAAAAGTTGTAATGAAAGCATGAAATGTTATGAAGCCCTGTGCACTGCCGGAAGCGGGCACGATGCGGCCGGCTATGCCACGCCCCAGGGATTACGGAATGTACTGCTCATCAGCGCCACCCCTTATCAGTGGAAACATATTATCGGCCAGCGGGTATGCCGAAGAAATACAGATGAAACAAGGATCGTGCTGTTAAAGGTCTGGAAAGAACTTTATGACCTAAGCCCTGCCTTGTTTGCCCCGTCACTGACCGGGCCTTTCTGTCAGTTGGATCGATGTCTGGAAGGGAAAATAACCTGCGGGCGAAAACTGGCGGCAGATATGACGCCGGAGGATATTTTAGAAAAAGACTATCCCGCTCTTTGGGAAGGAGGCTGCCGATGA
- a CDS encoding phosphopentomutase produces MKKYRRIFTIVIDSLGIGAAKDADSYGDAGTDTLGHISENVENLRIPNLQKLGIANLHPLKHVKPADQPLAYYMAMQEASVGKDTMTGHWEMMGLHITTPFKTFTEHGFPKELLEELAEEEINTGHMIVYTSADSVLQICGNEDTFGLDELYRCCEIARKLTMKDEWKVGRVIARPYIGKKKGEFKRTSNRHDYALKPYGKTVLDVLKEAGLDVISVGKIYDIFDGEGLTESHKSKSSVHGMEQTLEIAKRDFKGLCYVNLVDFDALWGHRRDAIGYARELEKFDQNLGKLLEVIKDDDLLMITADHGNDPTHTGTDHTRENVPFLVYSPSMKGSGKLKDALSFGTLGATIADNFDLKMPEGTIGHSVLESLQ; encoded by the coding sequence ATGAAAAAATATAGAAGGATATTTACAATCGTTATAGATTCCCTCGGAATCGGGGCAGCAAAGGATGCAGATTCATACGGAGATGCGGGCACGGACACTTTAGGACACATTTCAGAAAATGTTGAAAATCTCAGGATTCCAAATCTCCAAAAATTAGGAATTGCGAATCTGCATCCGCTAAAGCATGTGAAACCGGCTGATCAGCCGCTTGCTTACTATATGGCAATGCAGGAAGCCAGCGTCGGGAAAGATACTATGACCGGACATTGGGAAATGATGGGACTCCACATTACAACACCATTTAAAACCTTCACGGAACATGGATTTCCAAAGGAACTTTTAGAGGAACTTGCCGAAGAAGAAATCAACACAGGACATATGATTGTCTATACTTCTGCCGATTCCGTTTTACAAATTTGCGGTAACGAAGATACTTTTGGACTAGACGAATTGTATCGTTGCTGCGAGATTGCCAGAAAACTCACAATGAAAGATGAGTGGAAAGTCGGTCGTGTCATCGCACGTCCATATATCGGGAAGAAAAAAGGAGAATTCAAACGAACAAGCAACCGGCATGATTATGCATTAAAACCATACGGAAAAACAGTCCTCGATGTGTTGAAAGAAGCAGGGCTGGATGTAATTTCAGTCGGAAAAATTTATGATATTTTTGACGGAGAGGGACTGACGGAATCTCATAAATCAAAAAGTTCTGTTCATGGCATGGAACAAACACTTGAAATAGCAAAAAGAGATTTTAAAGGATTGTGCTATGTAAATTTAGTAGATTTTGACGCATTATGGGGGCATCGCCGCGATGCAATAGGATATGCGCGGGAGCTGGAAAAATTTGACCAAAACCTCGGGAAGCTGCTTGAAGTTATAAAAGACGATGATTTATTGATGATAACAGCTGATCATGGAAATGATCCGACACATACGGGAACAGATCATACAAGAGAAAACGTTCCTTTTCTCGTATACTCTCCGTCTATGAAAGGTTCCGGAAAACTGAAAGACGCGTTGTCTTTCGGTACTCTCGGAGCAACGATCGCAGATAATTTTGATCTCAAGATGCCGGAAGGAACAATCGGTCATTCCGTTCTTGAAAGTTTACAATAA
- a CDS encoding DUF3789 domain-containing protein, which translates to MWNLISHFLTFAGGMASGVMLMCIMQVGKENTEHSETKHNADLTDKKEDND; encoded by the coding sequence ATGTGGAACCTGATTTCACATTTCCTTACTTTTGCCGGAGGAATGGCTTCCGGCGTTATGCTGATGTGTATTATGCAGGTCGGAAAAGAGAATACAGAACATTCCGAAACCAAACACAACGCAGATCTGACGGACAAAAAGGAGGACAACGATTGA
- a CDS encoding YveK family protein, protein MENNQNEEIEIDLREIFFALKRRILLILAVGLLGGCLSCAYTMVFVSPTYTSKATMLTISKETTLTSMADLQLGAQLTSDYQILITSTPVLEQVIENLDLKMSPGGLRGQISVNNPANTRILELSVVNGNPETAKKIADELAAVSSAYIGEKMEVIPPKIIEEGEIPSYKTGPNVKKNAMMGLLAGLALAAGLVCLFCSYE, encoded by the coding sequence ATGGAGAATAATCAAAACGAAGAAATAGAAATTGATTTACGGGAAATATTTTTTGCCTTAAAAAGGCGAATCCTTCTTATTCTGGCAGTCGGTCTTTTGGGGGGTTGTTTAAGCTGTGCTTATACCATGGTTTTTGTAAGTCCTACCTATACTTCAAAGGCCACAATGCTGACGATTTCAAAAGAAACTACACTGACCTCTATGGCAGATTTGCAGTTGGGAGCACAGCTTACCAGCGACTATCAGATTTTAATTACCAGTACGCCTGTTTTGGAACAGGTCATTGAAAATCTGGATTTGAAAATGAGTCCGGGAGGGCTCAGAGGGCAGATTTCCGTAAATAATCCTGCGAATACAAGAATTTTGGAGCTTTCTGTTGTTAATGGAAACCCGGAAACTGCCAAAAAGATTGCAGATGAACTGGCAGCAGTTTCCTCTGCGTACATCGGAGAAAAAATGGAGGTTATTCCTCCGAAGATTATTGAAGAGGGAGAGATTCCTTCCTATAAGACAGGACCAAATGTAAAGAAAAATGCAATGATGGGACTTTTGGCAGGTCTGGCTCTTGCGGCAGGTCTGGTATGTCTTTTTTGCAGTTATGAATGA
- a CDS encoding CpsB/CapC family capsule biosynthesis tyrosine phosphatase, with the protein MRIIDIHSHILSGVDDGASSEKESLQMLKMAVKQGMTGVIATPHYSVNFRNTNAVLIRQQCRQLEEKLQQSLGEQIRIYPGQEIFYSEEVIDLLDKGKLLTLADSPYVLVEFHPAAPYSFIFSSIRNLVYAKYSPILAHVERYSVLRKKGKTGRIDRHGR; encoded by the coding sequence ATGAGAATCATAGATATTCACAGTCATATATTATCCGGGGTGGACGACGGCGCCTCCAGTGAGAAGGAAAGCCTTCAGATGCTGAAAATGGCTGTGAAGCAGGGTATGACAGGGGTTATTGCTACCCCGCACTATTCTGTGAATTTCAGAAATACCAATGCAGTGTTGATTCGACAGCAGTGCAGACAGTTAGAGGAAAAGTTACAACAGTCATTGGGTGAACAAATCAGAATCTATCCGGGACAGGAAATCTTTTATTCAGAAGAGGTTATCGACTTATTGGACAAGGGGAAATTGCTGACACTGGCGGACAGTCCTTATGTGTTAGTGGAATTTCACCCGGCAGCTCCGTATTCTTTTATTTTCAGCAGTATCCGAAACCTGGTTTATGCAAAATATTCTCCGATTCTTGCTCATGTGGAGCGTTATTCGGTTCTTCGCAAAAAAGGGAAGACCGGAAGAATTGATAGACATGGGCGCTGA
- a CDS encoding SLOG family protein, producing the protein MKGKTCCVTGHRDLPQNEINKIKAALEHEIDAAVTDGFTCFMSGFADGVDQYFAELVLERKQTNPVLELIAVIPYRKRLDSLNKKTRTRELLEACADVVVIQEKYLPSVYSHRNRYMVEHSDRVIAVYDGRETGGTAKTIRFSHWMKKELREIPVGEIVLPDYLKPKTK; encoded by the coding sequence ATGAAAGGAAAGACCTGCTGTGTTACCGGACACAGGGATTTACCGCAGAATGAGATCAACAAAATAAAAGCCGCTTTGGAACATGAGATTGATGCTGCCGTTACAGATGGATTTACCTGTTTTATGAGTGGCTTTGCAGATGGCGTGGATCAGTATTTTGCAGAGCTGGTATTGGAAAGAAAGCAGACTAATCCGGTGCTGGAACTGATCGCAGTGATCCCTTACCGCAAACGTCTGGACAGCCTGAATAAGAAAACGAGAACCCGTGAACTGCTGGAAGCTTGTGCGGATGTTGTTGTTATACAGGAAAAATATCTCCCAAGCGTCTACTCCCACAGAAACCGCTATATGGTAGAGCACTCCGACCGAGTGATCGCTGTATATGATGGGCGGGAAACCGGCGGTACGGCAAAGACGATCCGCTTCAGCCACTGGATGAAGAAGGAACTGCGGGAAATCCCGGTTGGAGAGATCGTCCTGCCGGATTACTTGAAACCAAAAACAAAATAG
- a CDS encoding CpsD/CapB family tyrosine-protein kinase has protein sequence MEQKIIMKDPRKSDYFYEESMKTLRTNIQFSSKKVKQIIFTSCYPNEGKSDLTFSISREMGKAGKRVLLLDADIRRSIYVKRYGVDQKVNGLSQYLSGQIGRDLLVYQTNYANMDVIFAGPSAPNPSELLSDALFDELLKEKREEYDYIFIDTPPIGTIIDAAVVAEKSDGAILVIESEAVSYKAAQKAKKQLERSGCHILGAVLNKVDVKKDKYYSHYYGRYGGYYKR, from the coding sequence ATGGAACAGAAAATAATCATGAAAGACCCTAGAAAATCGGATTACTTCTATGAGGAATCAATGAAAACCCTGCGTACCAATATACAGTTTTCCAGTAAAAAGGTAAAACAGATTATTTTTACAAGCTGTTATCCCAATGAAGGAAAAAGTGATTTGACTTTCAGTATTTCCAGAGAAATGGGAAAAGCAGGAAAAAGGGTATTGCTGTTAGATGCGGATATCCGTCGTTCTATCTATGTAAAGAGATATGGTGTAGACCAGAAGGTAAATGGTCTTTCTCAGTATTTAAGTGGTCAGATTGGCAGGGATTTGCTGGTGTACCAGACAAATTATGCGAATATGGACGTGATTTTTGCAGGACCTTCAGCCCCCAATCCTTCTGAACTTTTGAGTGATGCTTTATTTGACGAGCTTCTGAAAGAAAAAAGAGAAGAATATGATTACATTTTCATTGATACACCACCTATTGGAACCATTATTGACGCAGCGGTTGTGGCAGAAAAAAGCGATGGAGCTATTCTTGTGATTGAGAGTGAGGCAGTCAGCTATAAGGCAGCACAGAAGGCGAAAAAGCAGTTGGAAAGAAGTGGTTGCCATATTTTGGGCGCAGTGCTGAACAAAGTAGATGTGAAGAAAGATAAATATTATTCGCACTATTACGGCCGCTACGGAGGATATTACAAAAGATAA
- the deoD gene encoding purine-nucleoside phosphorylase → MPGDPLRAKFIAETYLTHAVCVNKVRNMLAYTGLYNGKEVSVMGAGMGIPSMGIYSYELYHFYNVDQIIRIGSAGAIQDDIALNDLVIAMGACTDSNYGYQFGLQGSFAPIADFTLLEKAVCSARTRNLTVQTGNVLSSDMFYNDMENINAPWRKMGILAVDMETAGLYMNAARAGKKALCLLTISDHLYKKEYLNAEERQLGFSNMIELALSLL, encoded by the coding sequence ATGCCCGGCGATCCTTTAAGAGCTAAGTTTATTGCGGAAACTTACTTAACCCACGCAGTCTGTGTCAACAAAGTACGCAATATGCTGGCTTACACCGGTCTTTATAACGGAAAAGAAGTTTCCGTCATGGGAGCAGGTATGGGGATTCCCTCTATGGGAATTTACAGCTATGAACTTTATCATTTTTATAATGTTGACCAGATTATTCGGATTGGTTCTGCCGGAGCGATCCAGGATGATATTGCGTTAAATGACCTTGTAATCGCCATGGGCGCATGTACAGATTCCAACTATGGCTATCAATTCGGTTTACAAGGTTCGTTTGCCCCTATTGCTGATTTTACACTTTTGGAAAAAGCCGTCTGCTCCGCAAGAACCCGCAACCTTACTGTTCAGACAGGAAACGTACTCTCATCGGATATGTTTTATAACGATATGGAAAATATTAATGCTCCATGGCGCAAAATGGGAATTCTTGCTGTTGATATGGAAACCGCCGGTCTTTATATGAACGCAGCGCGAGCCGGTAAAAAAGCGCTTTGTCTTTTGACAATTTCCGATCATCTATATAAGAAAGAATATTTAAATGCAGAAGAACGGCAGCTTGGTTTCAGCAACATGATTGAACTTGCCCTCAGTTTACTCTGA
- a CDS encoding RNA-binding domain-containing protein, whose translation MLFRESETVELKEVVVDDIKKEIIAFANCDGGKLYIGVRDDGTVIGLDNADSVSLQISNMVRDAIKPDITMFLHYETIVENGKNVVVVDIQRGTDRPYYLAKKGMRPEGVYVRQGYSSVPATDTAIRRMIKETDGDRFEAMRCLNQDLTFEATKKEFELRKTDFEPQQMRTLKLIDQDGLYSNLALLLSDQCVHTIKVAVFQGTDQTIFKDRREFTGSLMQQMNEVYDFIDFRNQTRATIEKLYRVDVRDYPEVAVREALLNLLVHRDYSFSASAFISIYEDRIEFVSIGGLMPGIDLEDVMVGISVCRNQDLANVFYRLHLIEAYGTGMGKIMKAYESMQVKPVIETTKNAFKIILPNINAKYETENATVKTKSGTPVTAHTEKVLSDEEEKILEYARKHGAITKNDVIGLLEVSASTAARVIRKMVKTNLLEQKGKARNTHYTIAE comes from the coding sequence ATGCTTTTTCGGGAAAGCGAAACCGTAGAACTAAAAGAAGTTGTGGTAGACGACATAAAAAAAGAAATCATTGCTTTTGCAAACTGTGATGGCGGAAAACTGTATATAGGGGTCAGAGACGATGGCACGGTTATCGGATTGGATAATGCGGATAGTGTTTCCCTTCAAATCAGCAATATGGTAAGGGATGCGATAAAACCGGATATAACCATGTTCCTGCATTATGAAACCATCGTGGAAAATGGGAAAAATGTTGTTGTTGTAGATATTCAGCGTGGAACGGATCGCCCCTATTACCTTGCCAAAAAAGGAATGCGGCCGGAAGGTGTGTATGTTCGGCAGGGATATTCTTCTGTTCCGGCAACTGATACGGCAATCCGGCGCATGATAAAGGAAACAGACGGAGATCGTTTTGAAGCGATGCGCTGCTTAAACCAGGACCTTACATTTGAGGCAACAAAAAAAGAATTTGAACTTCGGAAAACTGACTTTGAACCACAGCAGATGCGTACTTTAAAATTGATCGATCAGGATGGGCTATACAGTAACCTGGCGCTGCTTCTGTCAGACCAATGCGTCCATACCATTAAAGTTGCGGTCTTTCAGGGAACGGACCAGACCATTTTCAAGGATCGTCGGGAGTTTACCGGATCGCTGATGCAGCAGATGAACGAAGTATATGATTTTATTGACTTTCGCAATCAGACCCGTGCAACCATAGAAAAACTATACCGGGTTGATGTCAGGGATTACCCGGAAGTCGCTGTCAGAGAAGCATTGCTGAATCTGCTGGTTCACCGTGACTATTCTTTTAGTGCCAGTGCTTTTATCAGTATTTATGAGGATCGGATTGAGTTTGTATCTATCGGAGGGCTGATGCCAGGCATAGACCTGGAGGATGTTATGGTTGGCATTTCTGTGTGCAGAAATCAGGACCTTGCGAATGTATTTTACCGATTGCACTTAATTGAGGCGTATGGAACCGGAATGGGCAAAATTATGAAGGCATACGAAAGTATGCAGGTAAAGCCTGTGATTGAAACCACGAAAAATGCCTTTAAGATCATATTGCCTAATATCAACGCAAAATACGAAACAGAAAATGCAACTGTAAAAACGAAATCCGGCACACCGGTTACGGCTCATACTGAAAAAGTGCTAAGTGACGAAGAAGAAAAAATATTGGAATATGCCAGAAAACATGGTGCAATTACAAAAAATGATGTGATAGGATTGCTTGAAGTAAGCGCTTCTACTGCCGCCAGAGTGATCCGAAAAATGGTAAAAACTAACTTGTTAGAACAGAAAGGGAAAGCACGAAACACCCATTATACCATTGCAGAATAA
- a CDS encoding MerR family transcriptional regulator, which yields MYTIGQVSEMFHLPISTLRYYDKEGFFPNLERKGNIRYFSNNELEAIRVIECLKKSGLEIREIKQFFVWVTEGPSSYTKRKELFEHRKAAVKDEIKQLEKTLAMLEFKCWYYDTTIADGSEDKIQAMTPQNLPKDIQKLYNKAHKSAPPV from the coding sequence ATGTACACAATTGGACAAGTATCTGAAATGTTTCATCTCCCGATTTCAACATTAAGATATTACGACAAAGAAGGCTTTTTTCCAAATCTTGAACGCAAAGGCAATATTCGATATTTTAGTAACAACGAACTGGAAGCAATACGTGTGATTGAATGCCTGAAAAAATCAGGTCTTGAAATCAGAGAAATCAAACAATTCTTTGTATGGGTTACAGAAGGTCCTTCTAGTTATACAAAACGAAAAGAATTATTTGAACATCGGAAAGCTGCCGTCAAGGACGAAATAAAACAACTTGAAAAAACTCTTGCTATGCTGGAATTTAAATGCTGGTATTATGACACCACCATTGCTGACGGCAGCGAAGATAAGATTCAGGCCATGACCCCCCAAAATCTTCCAAAGGACATTCAAAAACTTTATAACAAAGCCCACAAATCAGCACCACCCGTCTAA
- a CDS encoding LCP family protein, with amino-acid sequence MKLPKKKSKKRIYAMTGGFLGAGIVLAAGILAWGIYNRQKENADLAASSDSMDSENKSSTQTVTYQGKEYRYNEHLSNFLFLGIDREGKAETETGKADAGQADSIFLASWDRVKGDVAWITIPRDTMTEIQIFDQEGNPAGTSLQHLNLAYAFGDGDRESCQLMEDAVSHLFYGLPINGSCALNLDGIPVLAEAADGVTVTIPDDSLEAVNPRWKKGTEVTLDKETTEVFLRYRDTEQSQSALKRMEHQKIFLMALGEKMQKTYKSNPGIAGELYAAMKSYMVTNIGNDQFLKLMEGLGENGITEDWTLPGEGGEGTDFDEYYPDDEALYEKIIETFYIEESRK; translated from the coding sequence ATGAAATTACCCAAAAAAAAAAGTAAGAAGAGAATTTATGCCATGACAGGAGGATTTCTCGGTGCAGGTATTGTGCTGGCAGCAGGAATCCTTGCATGGGGCATTTATAACAGACAAAAGGAAAATGCGGATCTTGCAGCTTCTTCTGACAGCATGGATTCAGAGAATAAAAGTTCGACACAGACCGTTACTTATCAGGGAAAAGAATATCGTTATAATGAACATCTGAGTAACTTTTTATTCCTGGGAATTGACCGGGAAGGAAAGGCGGAAACAGAAACAGGGAAGGCTGATGCAGGTCAGGCGGATAGTATTTTCCTTGCTTCCTGGGATCGGGTGAAAGGAGATGTCGCCTGGATTACCATTCCCAGGGATACCATGACAGAGATTCAGATTTTTGACCAGGAGGGAAATCCTGCAGGAACCTCTCTGCAGCATTTGAATCTGGCATATGCTTTTGGAGATGGCGACAGAGAAAGCTGTCAGCTTATGGAAGACGCTGTATCCCATCTTTTTTACGGTCTGCCGATAAATGGGAGCTGTGCGTTAAACCTGGACGGGATTCCGGTTCTGGCAGAGGCGGCAGACGGTGTGACGGTAACAATACCTGATGATAGTCTGGAAGCAGTAAATCCCCGGTGGAAAAAAGGGACAGAAGTAACTCTGGATAAAGAAACAACAGAAGTGTTTTTAAGATATCGTGATACAGAGCAGAGTCAAAGTGCGCTGAAGCGTATGGAACATCAGAAAATCTTTCTCATGGCTCTTGGAGAAAAAATGCAGAAAACCTATAAAAGTAATCCGGGAATTGCAGGAGAACTGTATGCTGCCATGAAATCCTATATGGTGACAAATATAGGAAATGACCAGTTCCTGAAGCTTATGGAGGGCCTGGGAGAAAATGGTATTACAGAGGATTGGACACTGCCGGGAGAGGGAGGAGAAGGCACAGATTTTGATGAATATTACCCAGATGATGAGGCGCTCTATGAGAAGATTATAGAAACCTTTTATATAGAGGAGAGCAGAAAATGA